Proteins encoded together in one Chitinophaga sp. LS1 window:
- a CDS encoding Gfo/Idh/MocA family oxidoreductase codes for MPNHRRDFLKNIAGTVVAFTIIPRHVLGRGYPAPSDQLTKGVIGMGVAGHQHIDYAGTRLTAICDVDKSKLLTDKKVKTFDDYRHLLLQKDVDIVHIATPPHWHGLIAMEAAAAGKDIWCETPMTHSIAEGKQVVNAVQTYGRIFRLNMNHRIDGNFYGTNIPVRKLKKLTFSGLLGWPLTITLAPHTGFTWPGEYTGLTNLPVQPVPATLNYDRWLGPAPYKPYNINRIQNFRGYWDYGAGVLGETGQHYLDPVQYLLDKDETSPIEVEVETPLQHPDAVGTWQKITFTYQDGSKIILDPEGRDANAPFISGPNGKLYADFRSDIPDLEKRLANFPEPLLAITDFVKAVKERQTFVTNEENGHRSCTLVNIGKIALQLGRSLQYDPEKQTFLFDEGANRLLNQPLRTTWK; via the coding sequence ATGCCAAACCATAGACGTGATTTCCTGAAAAATATAGCCGGAACGGTAGTTGCCTTTACTATCATTCCCCGGCATGTGTTGGGCCGTGGCTACCCTGCCCCCAGCGACCAGCTGACCAAAGGTGTGATCGGTATGGGTGTCGCCGGCCATCAGCATATAGACTACGCCGGTACACGCCTCACCGCTATTTGTGATGTAGATAAAAGTAAACTCCTCACAGACAAAAAAGTCAAAACCTTCGACGACTACCGGCACCTTCTTTTACAAAAGGATGTCGACATCGTACATATTGCCACGCCACCACACTGGCATGGCCTCATTGCTATGGAAGCCGCCGCCGCAGGGAAGGACATCTGGTGCGAAACCCCGATGACCCATTCCATTGCCGAAGGAAAGCAGGTGGTCAATGCCGTGCAAACCTATGGCCGCATCTTCCGGCTCAATATGAACCACCGCATAGATGGGAACTTTTACGGGACTAATATTCCTGTCAGAAAATTGAAGAAACTGACCTTCAGCGGTCTACTGGGTTGGCCGCTCACCATAACCCTGGCACCACATACGGGTTTTACCTGGCCTGGTGAGTATACCGGTTTAACCAACCTGCCGGTTCAACCTGTGCCGGCAACCCTGAACTATGACCGCTGGTTGGGACCTGCACCCTATAAACCCTACAATATCAACCGGATACAGAACTTTCGTGGATATTGGGATTATGGAGCAGGCGTGCTGGGTGAAACAGGGCAACATTACCTCGATCCTGTGCAATACCTGTTGGATAAAGATGAAACCAGTCCGATTGAGGTAGAGGTGGAAACACCGTTACAACACCCGGATGCCGTAGGTACCTGGCAGAAGATCACCTTTACCTACCAGGATGGCAGCAAGATCATCCTGGACCCGGAAGGCCGGGATGCAAACGCCCCCTTCATTTCCGGACCCAATGGTAAACTGTATGCTGATTTCAGATCAGATATCCCTGACCTGGAAAAACGCCTGGCCAACTTTCCTGAACCACTACTGGCTATCACTGATTTTGTGAAAGCGGTAAAAGAAAGACAAACCTTCGTGACAAACGAAGAAAACGGACATCGTTCCTGTACACTTGTCAATATTGGAAAGATCGCCCTTCAGCTGGGCCGCTCTCTCCAATATGATCCTGAAAAACAAACTTTCCTGTTCGATGAAGGTGCAAACAGGTTGCTGAACCAGCCCCTGCGCACCACCTGGAAATAA
- a CDS encoding helix-turn-helix domain-containing protein: MSNNHHEKVIASISEYLLLNLNKPVSISQLAHSHYISESKLKQDFKKYKQLSLINWLLEQRMQKAFQLLQQSDSKISDIAEEVGYSNVSSFNREFRKHYACSPQEIRNGNSE; the protein is encoded by the coding sequence ATGTCTAACAATCATCACGAAAAAGTAATTGCCAGCATTAGCGAATACCTGCTACTCAACCTGAATAAGCCGGTCAGTATTTCACAACTAGCTCATTCTCACTACATCAGTGAGTCAAAGCTCAAACAGGATTTCAAAAAATACAAGCAGCTTTCCCTGATAAACTGGTTATTGGAGCAAAGAATGCAAAAGGCTTTTCAGCTTTTACAACAATCGGATAGTAAAATTTCCGATATTGCGGAGGAAGTCGGGTATAGTAATGTATCCAGTTTCAACCGGGAGTTTAGGAAACATTATGCCTGTTCTCCCCAGGAAATCAGGAATGGAAATAGTGAATAA
- a CDS encoding GDSL-type esterase/lipase family protein: protein MRTYGQRAGVYLLMLVIAQLPTMAQKKAATNLNIVFIGNSITHGATLKEPDKEAPPVRTVEWLQTQEGVGKVNFSNQGVSGYTTVDFLPATGKAFKKVEAAAEAYKADKDALLVFSIDLGTNDSAVEGPNGAPVSPENYKKNLQAIIDQLLTDFPDSRVVIHLPIWYSPNTYNGAIYLQRGLDRLQTYFPEVGNLVKEYGRTKPGQVIVGDKQGFGYFKQHAAAELQAEEGWQGVFYLHPNKVGAESLGKLWGKGIIKLLK, encoded by the coding sequence ATGAGAACCTATGGCCAACGGGCAGGTGTATACCTGCTCATGCTGGTGATTGCCCAGCTTCCAACAATGGCGCAAAAGAAAGCCGCCACTAATCTGAACATTGTATTTATTGGTAACAGCATTACGCATGGAGCCACGCTAAAGGAACCTGACAAGGAGGCACCGCCGGTACGAACGGTGGAGTGGCTACAAACACAGGAAGGAGTGGGAAAGGTGAATTTTTCCAACCAGGGCGTAAGCGGTTACACCACAGTAGATTTTCTGCCAGCTACCGGCAAAGCATTTAAAAAAGTAGAAGCTGCGGCTGAAGCTTATAAGGCAGACAAAGATGCATTGTTAGTATTTTCTATTGATCTGGGTACCAATGATAGTGCCGTAGAAGGGCCCAATGGAGCGCCAGTGTCTCCCGAAAACTATAAAAAGAACTTACAGGCGATTATAGACCAGTTGCTGACGGATTTTCCCGACAGCAGGGTGGTCATTCATTTGCCTATCTGGTATAGCCCGAATACTTACAATGGTGCTATCTATTTACAGCGTGGTCTGGACCGTTTGCAAACCTATTTCCCGGAGGTAGGCAACCTGGTGAAGGAGTATGGAAGAACCAAACCCGGTCAGGTGATTGTAGGTGATAAACAGGGATTTGGGTACTTTAAGCAACATGCGGCAGCAGAATTGCAGGCAGAAGAAGGCTGGCAGGGCGTATTTTATCTGCATCCCAACAAGGTAGGGGCAGAGAGCCTTGGAAAACTGTGGGGTAAGGGGATTATTAAATTATTAAAATAA